A stretch of Mucilaginibacter terrae DNA encodes these proteins:
- a CDS encoding SDR family NAD(P)-dependent oxidoreductase, with protein sequence MKTALITGANKSIGFETAKVLLKNGYYVYLGSRDLQRGQQAVDTLKAEGLTAVEVLQIDVADEQSVQQAKENLSQKTQSLDVLINNAGILGSYDQKASDVSLATVREVYDTNFFGVIQVTQAFLPLVQKSDQGVIVNVTSGLGSLTLHSDPNWKHYHV encoded by the coding sequence ATGAAAACAGCATTAATAACCGGGGCCAACAAAAGCATAGGCTTCGAAACCGCCAAAGTACTGCTTAAAAATGGCTACTATGTTTACCTGGGCAGCCGCGATTTGCAAAGAGGGCAACAAGCCGTTGATACATTAAAAGCCGAAGGCCTGACTGCCGTAGAAGTATTGCAGATAGATGTGGCCGACGAACAATCGGTGCAGCAAGCTAAGGAAAACCTGAGCCAAAAAACTCAATCGTTAGATGTATTGATTAACAACGCCGGAATACTTGGCAGTTATGATCAAAAGGCAAGCGATGTTAGCTTAGCCACTGTGCGCGAAGTTTACGACACCAACTTTTTTGGGGTAATACAGGTAACCCAGGCATTTTTGCCATTGGTACAAAAATCGGATCAAGGTGTAATTGTAAATGTAACATCGGGACTGGGCTCTTTAACCTTGCACAGCGATCCTAACTGGAAACATTATCATGTTTAA
- a CDS encoding TerC family protein produces the protein MEFLTSAEAWVSLATLTLLEIVLGIDNIIFVSIQAGKLPEHQQAKARKLGLLGAMLTRVLLLLSISWIMKLTKPFIHLDQFINATDPAWKERLALSGRDIILLVGGLFLMYKSIHEIHENIDHNEEAEDNAKPHSFWGAIVQIMILDIVFSLDSVITAVGLADHVEVMVAAVVISVGIMMWAATPIANFVNTHPTVKMLALSFLLLIGVSLLAESFNQEIPKGYIYFSMAFAILVELLNLKVKAKNEKKRSAVNTFKEPPVE, from the coding sequence ATGGAATTTTTAACCAGCGCCGAAGCCTGGGTATCATTGGCTACCTTAACCCTGCTCGAGATCGTATTGGGTATCGATAATATTATCTTCGTATCTATACAAGCCGGCAAACTGCCCGAGCACCAGCAAGCAAAGGCACGTAAACTGGGTTTACTGGGCGCTATGCTTACCCGTGTATTGTTACTGCTTTCTATAAGTTGGATTATGAAGCTCACCAAGCCGTTTATCCACCTCGATCAATTTATAAACGCCACCGACCCGGCCTGGAAAGAACGCCTGGCTTTATCAGGTCGTGATATTATTTTGCTGGTGGGCGGTTTATTCTTGATGTACAAAAGCATTCATGAAATACATGAGAACATTGATCACAATGAGGAAGCCGAAGATAATGCGAAGCCGCATTCGTTTTGGGGAGCCATTGTGCAGATCATGATCTTAGATATCGTGTTCTCGCTCGATTCGGTGATTACCGCTGTTGGCCTGGCCGATCATGTGGAAGTAATGGTTGCCGCCGTGGTAATTTCGGTAGGCATAATGATGTGGGCGGCTACGCCGATTGCCAATTTTGTGAACACCCACCCAACAGTAAAAATGCTGGCGCTGTCGTTCCTGTTGCTCATCGGCGTATCGCTCCTGGCCGAATCATTTAACCAGGAAATACCCAAAGGCTACATCTATTTCTCCATGGCTTTTGCCATACTGGTAGAGCTGCTCAACCTCAAGGTTAAAGCCAAAAATGAAAAGAAACGATCGGCCGTAAATACGTTTAAAGAGCCTCCGGTAGAATGA
- a CDS encoding SDR family NAD(P)-dependent oxidoreductase has product MFKTAAYGTSKTALNAYSVVLAYELRDTPVKVNVVDPGYTATDFNNNQGPLKVEDSAAFVAQYAMIGPDGPTGKFFSHDYAENNNESPW; this is encoded by the coding sequence ATGTTTAAAACCGCGGCCTACGGCACTTCAAAAACTGCCCTCAATGCGTACAGCGTGGTACTGGCTTACGAACTGCGCGACACCCCTGTTAAGGTAAACGTGGTAGATCCGGGCTATACAGCTACCGACTTTAACAATAACCAGGGACCGCTTAAGGTAGAGGATTCAGCAGCCTTTGTTGCCCAATATGCCATGATTGGTCCGGATGGTCCTACCGGCAAATTTTTCAGCCATGATTATGCTGAAAATAATAATGAAAGCCCTTGGTAA
- a CDS encoding MBL fold metallo-hydrolase: MLLAQKKKYFNLIFATTLCLLTACKLVPSLGRNPEGEALTRVEQQPNYKNGKFVNLPYPDDTVQTRIKGGNMLKLFYGKPDSVVPPRQLPWVKTNLKTLPSDQPVVVWFGHSSVLIKHQGTNILIDPVFSGNAGPVPGMVKAFKGATHYGVDDMPPIDVVIISHDHYDHMDYRTLKKLRKHIKKVIVPVGVGSHLRYWGYKPAQIIELNWHQSHTLPGGIGVTATPARHRSNRTLDGNKTLWASYVIKTGAYKLFFSGDGGYGHHFKTIGTQYGPFDLALVECGQYSPNWPHSHMHPNQTAQAAHDLQARIMQPIHWAKFAESSHVWNDPVRQLLPAAQQLGITVSIPRLGEPYVVGSPALQKVWWKM, encoded by the coding sequence ATGCTGCTCGCCCAAAAAAAGAAATACTTCAACTTAATATTTGCCACCACGCTTTGCCTGCTTACCGCCTGCAAACTGGTCCCCTCATTAGGCCGTAACCCCGAGGGCGAGGCACTTACCCGTGTGGAGCAGCAGCCCAACTATAAAAACGGAAAATTTGTAAACCTGCCCTACCCCGATGATACCGTGCAAACCCGCATCAAAGGTGGTAATATGCTCAAACTGTTCTACGGCAAGCCCGATTCGGTGGTTCCGCCGCGGCAATTGCCCTGGGTAAAAACCAATCTTAAAACCCTGCCCAGTGATCAGCCTGTGGTGGTTTGGTTCGGGCATTCGTCGGTATTGATTAAGCACCAGGGTACCAATATTTTAATCGACCCGGTTTTTAGTGGCAATGCCGGTCCGGTGCCGGGCATGGTAAAGGCTTTTAAAGGGGCAACGCATTACGGGGTTGATGATATGCCGCCTATTGACGTGGTCATTATATCGCACGATCATTATGACCATATGGACTACCGCACGCTTAAAAAGCTGCGCAAACATATAAAAAAGGTAATAGTGCCGGTGGGCGTGGGTTCGCACCTGCGGTACTGGGGCTATAAACCCGCACAAATTATAGAACTCAACTGGCACCAAAGCCACACCCTGCCCGGCGGCATTGGCGTTACGGCCACCCCGGCCAGGCACCGCTCAAACCGTACGCTGGACGGCAATAAAACGCTGTGGGCATCGTACGTAATTAAAACCGGGGCCTACAAACTTTTTTTCAGCGGCGACGGCGGTTACGGCCATCATTTTAAAACAATCGGCACACAGTACGGCCCGTTCGACCTGGCCCTGGTTGAGTGCGGGCAATACAGCCCCAACTGGCCGCACAGCCACATGCACCCCAACCAAACCGCACAGGCCGCGCATGACCTGCAGGCCCGCATCATGCAACCCATACACTGGGCCAAGTTTGCCGAAAGCAGCCATGTGTGGAACGACCCGGTACGCCAGCTCCTCCCCGCCGCGCAACAGTTAGGCATCACCGTAAGCATCCCCCGCCTTGGCGAACCCTACGTGGTTGGCAGCCCCGCCCTGCAAAAAGTTTGGTGGAAAATGTAG
- a CDS encoding RNA polymerase sigma factor has protein sequence MEALYIDKHYQLVVECKQGSKKACYELYRLYSKAMLNVAFRVLNNMDEAEDVLQESFLDAFNKVKDFRQETTFGLWLKQIVVNRSINLLRKRKLEWVEMESDQLENIPDEEACDDEETQYKVAQIKDAMKQLPEGYRVVLSLYLIEGYDHEEIGQILNITENTSRTQFLRAKRKLSEVLKIRGVA, from the coding sequence TTGGAAGCCTTATACATAGACAAACATTATCAACTGGTGGTTGAATGCAAGCAGGGAAGTAAAAAAGCCTGCTATGAGCTGTATCGCCTGTATTCTAAAGCCATGCTAAACGTGGCTTTCAGGGTGCTAAACAATATGGATGAGGCCGAGGATGTGCTTCAGGAATCGTTTTTGGATGCCTTTAACAAGGTTAAAGATTTTAGGCAGGAAACCACATTTGGCCTTTGGCTTAAGCAAATTGTGGTAAACCGTTCCATCAACCTTTTGCGCAAACGCAAACTCGAGTGGGTTGAAATGGAAAGCGACCAGCTTGAAAACATACCCGACGAAGAGGCATGCGACGACGAAGAAACACAATACAAAGTGGCCCAGATAAAGGATGCCATGAAACAACTGCCCGAAGGATACCGGGTTGTACTATCGCTCTATCTGATAGAGGGGTACGACCATGAAGAAATAGGACAGATATTAAATATTACCGAGAACACCTCAAGAACCCAGTTTTTGAGAGCTAAACGTAAGTTAAGCGAAGTGTTAAAAATAAGAGGAGTAGCGTAA
- a CDS encoding serine hydrolase domain-containing protein: protein MRRNKFAVTIALLAGFIVLNTACAQIPPPPVLMGSAYVNEENLSAQSTVLLNNEQNVVPLHDLDKATIASVRFNHDYAASFDSLLNKYTKVKAFNGLTYTNFGKLSDDLKLYSTIILQVTDPDLNNPRLLEFIAMNDKLKKVVIAYWGSGLMLDKLNAVITPVLWCSRLSPVAAGFVAQAVFGGVAITQKLQKNMSAKYVVGAGFITAKTRLQYTVPEAVGIKTENLLPIDNIAREAMNDKATPGFVVLVAKDGKVILNKAYGYHEYNNAQPDKITDIFDLASVTKISATTMEVMRLVDEGKLSLDSTMGSYIAMARNTSKNNITVRELMLHQAGLVSYIPFYNYIKAADHSPDSSAAYPTKVTDGYYMRKDYYKDVMWPQMLNSALRTRGKYVYSDLSMYFMKEIVETVTATPLNEYVQTHFYNPLGMQTAGFLPRNRFAKEQIVPTENDTYFRHNLLTGYVHDQGAAMVGGVSGHAGLFASANDLAILFQMMLNGGSYGGTQYFKPETVAQFTAKQSNVSRRGLGFDRWDPEVSKHYPSDYASPETYGHTGYTGTCVWVDPKSNLVYIFLSNRVYPKDSMLLNSRRIRARVMDVVYEAIKKGMQ, encoded by the coding sequence ATGAGAAGAAATAAGTTTGCTGTAACCATAGCCCTGTTAGCGGGCTTTATTGTTTTAAATACCGCCTGTGCACAAATTCCGCCGCCACCTGTTTTAATGGGTAGTGCCTATGTAAATGAGGAAAACTTATCGGCTCAATCAACGGTTTTGCTTAATAATGAGCAAAACGTAGTGCCCTTGCATGATTTAGATAAAGCGACTATAGCCAGTGTGCGTTTTAATCATGATTACGCGGCCTCGTTTGATAGCTTGCTTAACAAGTACACCAAAGTAAAAGCTTTTAACGGCCTTACCTATACAAACTTTGGTAAGCTTAGCGATGATCTTAAACTGTATAGCACCATCATTTTACAGGTAACTGACCCTGACCTCAATAACCCGCGTTTATTAGAGTTTATTGCCATGAATGATAAGCTCAAAAAAGTGGTTATAGCCTACTGGGGCAGCGGCCTTATGCTTGATAAACTGAATGCTGTAATTACGCCTGTATTATGGTGTTCGCGTTTGTCGCCGGTTGCGGCAGGTTTTGTGGCGCAGGCTGTGTTTGGCGGCGTGGCAATTACGCAGAAGTTGCAAAAAAATATGTCGGCTAAGTATGTGGTCGGGGCAGGATTTATCACTGCCAAAACACGTTTGCAATACACCGTACCCGAGGCTGTAGGTATAAAAACCGAGAACCTGCTGCCCATTGATAATATTGCCCGCGAAGCCATGAATGATAAGGCAACGCCCGGCTTTGTAGTGCTGGTGGCTAAAGACGGCAAAGTTATCCTGAACAAAGCATACGGCTATCACGAATACAATAATGCCCAGCCCGATAAGATCACCGACATTTTCGACCTGGCATCGGTTACCAAAATATCTGCCACTACCATGGAAGTAATGCGGCTGGTAGATGAAGGTAAATTAAGCCTCGACTCTACCATGGGTAGCTACATAGCAATGGCGCGCAATACCAGTAAAAACAACATTACCGTGCGCGAATTAATGTTGCACCAGGCCGGTTTGGTATCGTACATCCCATTTTACAATTATATTAAGGCGGCCGACCATAGTCCCGACTCATCTGCTGCTTACCCAACCAAGGTGACCGATGGTTATTATATGCGCAAAGATTACTACAAAGATGTAATGTGGCCGCAAATGCTTAACTCGGCCCTGCGCACCCGTGGCAAGTACGTTTACAGCGATTTGAGCATGTATTTTATGAAAGAAATTGTGGAAACCGTAACCGCAACGCCACTTAACGAGTACGTGCAAACCCATTTTTACAATCCCTTAGGTATGCAAACTGCCGGTTTTTTGCCGCGTAACCGTTTTGCCAAGGAGCAAATTGTTCCTACCGAAAATGATACTTATTTCAGGCATAATTTGCTGACCGGTTATGTACATGACCAGGGTGCGGCTATGGTAGGAGGGGTATCGGGCCATGCGGGTTTGTTTGCTTCGGCCAATGATCTGGCTATCCTGTTTCAAATGATGCTGAATGGTGGTAGTTATGGTGGTACACAGTACTTTAAGCCCGAAACTGTGGCTCAGTTTACCGCCAAACAATCAAACGTTAGTCGCCGTGGACTTGGTTTCGACCGTTGGGACCCGGAGGTGAGCAAGCACTATCCGTCAGACTATGCCTCGCCCGAAACCTATGGCCACACGGGCTATACGGGTACCTGCGTATGGGTCGACCCTAAATCGAACCTGGTGTACATATTCCTGTCAAACCGGGTTTATCCTAAAGATTCGATGTTGCTGAACAGCCGCCGTATACGTGCGCGTGTAATGGATGTGGTTTATGAGGCTATAAAAAAGGGAATGCAATAG
- a CDS encoding energy transducer TonB, with product MKTLSLFILLGFSALWCRAQSVHFSREEFARQYEESRKNIVSYIQEPPQYKGGVDSLHTYLVANLKYPSKALRKNREGKVYVYFVVDRTDGHIRDARILKSTDSVFDEEALRVVLAMPNWIPGKQDGRSVNTSHNIPIIFTLEPVKK from the coding sequence ATGAAAACCTTATCATTATTTATACTGCTTGGCTTTTCGGCGTTGTGGTGCAGGGCACAAAGTGTGCATTTTAGCCGGGAAGAGTTTGCAAGGCAGTACGAAGAAAGTCGCAAAAATATAGTGAGTTATATACAGGAGCCACCTCAGTATAAAGGTGGTGTAGATTCGTTGCATACTTACCTGGTAGCTAACTTAAAATATCCCTCCAAGGCCTTGCGTAAAAATCGCGAGGGTAAGGTTTACGTTTACTTTGTGGTTGACCGTACCGATGGGCACATACGTGATGCCCGCATTTTAAAAAGTACCGATTCGGTTTTTGATGAGGAGGCATTAAGAGTGGTTTTGGCTATGCCTAACTGGATTCCGGGTAAGCAAGACGGGCGTAGTGTAAACACATCACATAACATTCCCATAATATTTACTTTAGAGCCGGTAAAAAAGTAA
- a CDS encoding amidohydrolase: MTKKLALLALLPLFIACKQPKKEYNADMLVKNATVYTVDSAFTTKEAFVVNGGKIVAVGKADSLEKIYLAREVVDAQGKAVYPGFIDAHTHFYRYGMSLNEVHLEGTKSWDEILDSVQTYAGRNADGWIIGRGWDQNDWQTKQFPDKAKLDSLYPMRPVILTRVDGHAAIANQAALNIAGVKPGQKIDGGTVETINNKLSGILVDNAVGLVTRKIPDPTDVQVQAALLDAQRNCFAVGLTTVDDCGLDYPMINVIADLQHKKALKMRMYVMLSDNEANINYLFKRGVYKTPGLNVRSFKVYADGALGSRGACLIHDYSDRKGWKGFLLSSQKHFEDVAQRIAAKGFQMCTHAIGDSANRTILKIYAGALKGKNDRRWRVEHAQVIAPEDFKYFGENNIVPSVQPTHATSDMGWAGERLGAGRLKGAYAYKQLLQQNGWLPLGTDFPVENINPIYTFYSATERKDLSGNPAKGFQKENALSRVEALRGMTIWAARSNFEETEKGSIEVGKYADFVILDNDIMKAKGADLPHVKVLKTYVNGEKVYEKK; this comes from the coding sequence ATGACAAAAAAACTGGCTCTGCTCGCATTACTGCCGTTGTTTATTGCCTGTAAACAACCAAAAAAGGAGTACAACGCCGATATGCTGGTGAAAAATGCAACGGTTTACACGGTAGACAGTGCATTTACCACCAAAGAAGCCTTTGTGGTGAACGGAGGCAAAATTGTGGCCGTTGGCAAAGCCGATAGTTTAGAGAAAATATACCTGGCCCGCGAGGTGGTTGATGCGCAGGGCAAAGCCGTGTACCCGGGCTTTATTGATGCGCATACCCATTTTTACCGCTATGGGATGAGTTTGAACGAAGTGCACCTGGAAGGCACCAAAAGTTGGGACGAAATACTCGATTCGGTACAAACTTACGCTGGGCGTAACGCCGATGGCTGGATCATAGGCCGCGGCTGGGATCAGAATGATTGGCAAACCAAGCAATTTCCTGATAAAGCTAAACTCGATTCATTGTATCCTATGCGCCCGGTTATACTTACCCGGGTCGACGGGCATGCGGCTATAGCCAACCAGGCAGCGTTAAATATAGCAGGTGTAAAACCCGGCCAAAAAATTGATGGGGGCACGGTTGAAACCATTAACAATAAGCTTTCCGGAATTTTAGTGGATAACGCCGTTGGCTTGGTGACCCGCAAAATACCCGACCCAACCGACGTGCAGGTTCAAGCCGCTTTATTGGATGCCCAGCGCAACTGTTTTGCAGTAGGCCTTACCACCGTTGATGATTGCGGACTGGACTACCCTATGATTAACGTAATTGCCGACCTTCAGCATAAAAAAGCGCTTAAAATGCGTATGTATGTCATGCTGTCTGACAATGAAGCCAACATTAACTACTTGTTTAAGCGCGGCGTATACAAAACACCCGGTTTAAACGTGCGTTCGTTTAAGGTTTATGCTGATGGTGCTTTAGGTTCACGCGGGGCATGCTTAATTCACGATTACAGTGACCGTAAAGGCTGGAAAGGGTTTTTGTTGAGCAGCCAGAAACACTTTGAAGATGTTGCCCAGCGTATTGCCGCCAAGGGTTTCCAGATGTGTACCCATGCCATAGGCGATTCGGCTAACCGCACTATTTTGAAAATATATGCCGGGGCGCTCAAAGGTAAAAATGACCGCCGCTGGCGCGTTGAACATGCACAGGTAATAGCTCCCGAAGATTTTAAATACTTTGGCGAAAACAACATAGTGCCATCGGTACAACCCACACATGCCACATCAGATATGGGCTGGGCTGGCGAACGTTTGGGTGCCGGACGTTTAAAAGGTGCATATGCTTATAAACAACTCCTGCAGCAAAATGGCTGGCTTCCGTTAGGAACCGATTTTCCGGTGGAAAATATCAATCCGATTTACACGTTTTATTCGGCAACCGAGCGTAAAGATCTGAGTGGTAATCCTGCAAAAGGTTTTCAAAAGGAAAATGCCTTGAGCAGGGTGGAAGCCTTGCGTGGCATGACCATTTGGGCCGCACGCTCTAATTTTGAAGAAACCGAAAAAGGCAGTATCGAGGTAGGCAAGTATGCCGATTTTGTAATACTCGACAATGATATCATGAAGGCAAAAGGTGCCGACCTGCCTCATGTTAAAGTACTAAAAACCTACGTGAACGGCGAAAAAGTGTATGAGAAGAAATAA